In one window of Gossypium hirsutum isolate 1008001.06 chromosome A01, Gossypium_hirsutum_v2.1, whole genome shotgun sequence DNA:
- the LOC107920415 gene encoding cytokinin riboside 5'-monophosphate phosphoribohydrolase LOG5 has protein sequence YIECVIKSKFSAHHVSNKVVKSRFKRVCVFCGSSTGKRKCYRDAAVELAQELVARRLDLVYGGGSIGLMGLVSQAVHHAGGNVLGIIPRTLMSKEITGETVGEVRPVANMHQRKAEMARHSDCFIALPGGYGTLEELLEVITWAQLGIHDKPVGLLNVDGYYNYLLTFIDKAVDDGFIKPSQRHIIVSAPNAKELVQKLEEYVPVHDGIIAKASWEVEQQQQQVPQQVGFNATTFQTQIAL, from the exons tatattgagtgtgtaataaaaagtaaattttcggcccatcacgtttccaacaaAGTTGTGAAATCAAGATTCAAGAGGGTATGTGTTTTCTGTGGAAGCAGTACTGGCAAGAGGAAATGTTACAGAGATGCTGCTGTTGAATTAGCCCAAGAATTG GTGGCAAGAAGATTGGACCTTGTTTATGGTGGAGGGAGTATTGGATTAATGGGTTTGGTTTCGCAAGCTGTTCACCATGCCGGAGGGAATGTTCTCGG GATCATACCTAGAACTCTGATGAGCAAAGAG ATAACTGGTGAAACGGTAGGGGAAGTGAGACCCGTCGCCAACATGCACCAAAGAAAGGCAGAAATGGCCCGCCATTCTGATTGTTTTATTGCTTTACCAG GCGGGTATGGAACTTTGGAGGAGTTATTGGAAGTGATAACCTGGGCTCAGCTGGGTATCCATGACAAACCT GTGGGCTTGCTTAATGTTGATGGCTATTATAATTATCTACTGACTTTCATCGACAAAGCCGTGGATGATGGCTTTATCAAACCTTCCCAACGCCACATCATTGTCTCTGCACCAAATGCCAAAGAACTGGTCCAGAAGCTTGAG GAGTACGTTCCTGTGCATGATGGAATCATAGCCAAGGCAAGTTGGGAGGTtgagcagcagcagcagcaagtGCCGCAACAGGTGGGGTTCAATGCCACTACTTTTCAGACTCAGATCGCTCTCTGA